The window GCGCGCGCCGGTCATGGCGATGTTGCCCCTGACAGAATGCGCCGATGAAGGAAAAGCCGCACGTCCTGATCGTCACGCCCGCGCTGGCAGACGCGAACAACGGCAACTGGCGCACCGCGTCGCGCTGGAGCCGCTTCCTGGAGGCGGTGGCCGAGGTGAAGATCGCCCGTGGCTGGGACGGCGCGCCTTGCGACGCGATGATCGCGCTGCATGCCCGCCGCTCCGCCGAGGCGATCGCGCGACTGCGTGCGGCGCGCCCCAACTGCCCGATCGCGCTGGTCCTGACCGGCACCGACGTGTATCGCGACATTGAAGAGAACGAAGCTGCTCGGCATTCGCTGCAGTGTGCCAGCCAACTCGTGGTGCTGCAGCCCGATGCGCTCGATCGCCTCGGGCCGGCGGAGCGCACGAAGACCCGCGTCATCCTGCAATCGGCACCCCGGCTGCGCCGCGGCACGGCGGTCCGCAGCTTCAACCTGGTTGCGGTCGGGCATTTGCGTGATGAGAAGGACCCGCTCACGCTGATGGGGGCGGCGCGCCGCTTGCCCGCGCACACGCCGATCCGCATCGTGCACATTGGGGAGGCGCTGGCGCCCGAACTCGGCGAGGCCGCACGCCGCACCATGGCCGAATGCCCGCACTACCGCTGGCTCGGCGGGCTCCCGCCCGACGCCGCGCGGCGCTGGATCGCGCGCGCCCGTGCGCTGGTGCACATGAGCCGGATGGAAGGCGGTGCTCAGGTGGTCATCGAGGCCGTGCGTGCGGGGGTGCCGGTGCTGGCCAGCCGCATCGGCGGCAACCTGGGGCTGCTGGGCACGGACTATGAAGGCTACTTTCCCGCTGGCGACGACGCGGCGCTGGCGGCGCTGATGGAACGCTTCGCGGCCGAGGCCGCCTTCGCGGCGCGCCTGAAGGCGCAGTGCGCACCGCGCGAGTCGCTCTTCACCACTTCGGCCGAACGTGCAAGCGTGCGGCGTCTGCTGCGAGACCTGCTCGCACCACCATAATCGGCCAGACCTGGAAAGCGAGACACCATGAACGATCGAATCACCGCCCCGGCCATCCGTCTCACCAGCTTCTCCCACGGCGGCGGCTGCGGCTGCAAGATCGCCCCGGGCGTGCTGTCGGAGATCCTGCGAAGCAGCGGCAGCGGCATCATCCCGCCCGAGCTGCTGGTCGGCATCGAAACCGCCGACGACGCTGCGGTCTACCAGCTCAACGACGAGCAGGCGCTGATCGCCACCACCGACTTCTTCATGCCGATCGTCGACGACCCCTTCGACTTCGGCCGCATCGCTGCGACCAATGCCATCAGCGATGTCTACGCCATGGGCGGCACGCCGATCATGGCGCTCGCGCTGGTGGCGATGCCCGTCAACCAGCTGCCGCTGGAGGTCATCGGCGCGGTGGTGCGCGGAGGCCAGGCGGTGTGCCGCGAAGCCGGCATCCCGATCGCGGGTGGCCACACGATCGACTCGGTCGAGCCGATCTACGGGCTGGTGGTCATGGGGCTCGTGCATCCGAAACGTCTCAAGCGCAATGCCGATGCGAAGGCCGGCGACGTGCTGGTGCTCGGCAAGCCGCTCGGCGTCGGGGTGCTGTCGGCCGCGCTCAAGAAGGAGAAGCTCGACGCCGAGGGCTATGCGCAACTGGTGGCCAACACCACGCGGCTCAACAAGCCCGGCATCGCGTTGGCGGCGCTCGACGGTGTGCACGCACTGACCGACGTCACGGGCTTCGGCCTGGCGGGCCACACGCTGGAGATGGCGCGCGGCGCCGGGCTGCAGGCGGTCGTCGACTGGCCTCAGGTGCCCCTGCTGCCCGGTGTCGCCGAGATGGCGGCCCAAGGCTTCGTCACCGGCGCCTCGGGCCGCAACTGGGCCGGCTATGGCGCCGAGGTGCGGCTCGATGCCGCGCTGCCGCCGGTGGCGCAGGACCTGTTGAGCGACCCGCAGACCTCGGGCGGGCTGCTCGTGAGCTGTGCGCCGGACAGCGTGCCGCAGGTGCTGGCGCTGTTCCATGAACAGGGTTTCGAGGCCGCCTGCGTGATCGGCCGCATGGAGGCCGGGGCCCCTGGCTTGCGCGTCAACGCTTAGCGAAATCTGGGGCAGTTGGCCTAACTATCCGACGCTTCTAGTTTTTCAGGCCTAGGGCTTCGCGAAGAAGATGCGGGCATCGCGTCGGAAACATGCCGCGAACGATGGCGGGATCGGTTCCCGGCCTCATGTGTCCCATCCCACTTCAAGGAAATCATCACCATGTCCACGCAAAACTTCTCCAGCGCCGCCGTCCACGTGGTCGGGCAGTACAACGATGCCGGCAAGACGCTGGTCGGCGCCTACCGTGCCGGCGCCCATCGCCTGCTGAACGGCGCCGCTTCGCGCACCAGCGGTTTCCTCGACGCCCGCCAGCTGCCGCTGGTGAGCGAGACGATGAAGGCCCGCCTGATCGGTGCGCAGGAGAAGGTCAACGGCTTCCTGGCCAACCGTCTCGACATCGACACCGGTCGCGTCGTCTCAGTGATGGACCGCATCGCCGGCACCACCCAAAGCGGCATCGAATCGGCCGCCAACGCCGCCGCCCGCATCGAATCGCCGTTCGGCAGCGCTGTGCTGCAGGCCCTGGGCAACCTGCAT is drawn from Variovorax sp. PBS-H4 and contains these coding sequences:
- the selD gene encoding selenide, water dikinase SelD — its product is MNDRITAPAIRLTSFSHGGGCGCKIAPGVLSEILRSSGSGIIPPELLVGIETADDAAVYQLNDEQALIATTDFFMPIVDDPFDFGRIAATNAISDVYAMGGTPIMALALVAMPVNQLPLEVIGAVVRGGQAVCREAGIPIAGGHTIDSVEPIYGLVVMGLVHPKRLKRNADAKAGDVLVLGKPLGVGVLSAALKKEKLDAEGYAQLVANTTRLNKPGIALAALDGVHALTDVTGFGLAGHTLEMARGAGLQAVVDWPQVPLLPGVAEMAAQGFVTGASGRNWAGYGAEVRLDAALPPVAQDLLSDPQTSGGLLVSCAPDSVPQVLALFHEQGFEAACVIGRMEAGAPGLRVNA
- the senB gene encoding selenoneine biosynthesis selenosugar synthase SenB is translated as MKEKPHVLIVTPALADANNGNWRTASRWSRFLEAVAEVKIARGWDGAPCDAMIALHARRSAEAIARLRAARPNCPIALVLTGTDVYRDIEENEAARHSLQCASQLVVLQPDALDRLGPAERTKTRVILQSAPRLRRGTAVRSFNLVAVGHLRDEKDPLTLMGAARRLPAHTPIRIVHIGEALAPELGEAARRTMAECPHYRWLGGLPPDAARRWIARARALVHMSRMEGGAQVVIEAVRAGVPVLASRIGGNLGLLGTDYEGYFPAGDDAALAALMERFAAEAAFAARLKAQCAPRESLFTTSAERASVRRLLRDLLAPP